The Methyloferula stellata AR4 genome includes a window with the following:
- a CDS encoding DUF1217 domain-containing protein, with amino-acid sequence MLSTTAYYLSVAKNLTKSQATTAAEPQVATATQYFEANIGKVKSVSDLLSNSKLYNYVMTAFGLSDMTYAKGLITKVLEGGVSSSTALANTLNDPRYKALATAFNFAANGTATTSSSTTVQTTVNNYVEQTLENNVGKQSPGTQLALYFQRVAPTISSTYGILADKQLLSVVQTALGLSSNMGLENIDMQAKQLSNLVNISDFQNPAKLQSFIERFTANYDLNNTTTPTPMNALMVTSSSTPGVSSSLLLSLANLRMGGS; translated from the coding sequence ATGCTCAGCACCACCGCCTATTATCTATCCGTCGCCAAGAACCTCACCAAGTCGCAGGCGACAACGGCTGCGGAACCCCAGGTTGCGACCGCCACGCAGTATTTCGAAGCGAATATCGGAAAGGTGAAAAGCGTTTCCGATCTTTTGAGCAACAGCAAGCTCTATAATTACGTCATGACGGCCTTCGGCCTCAGCGACATGACCTATGCCAAGGGCTTGATCACCAAGGTGCTGGAAGGCGGCGTTTCCAGCAGCACGGCGCTTGCCAATACGTTGAACGATCCGCGCTATAAAGCGCTGGCGACGGCTTTCAATTTCGCTGCGAATGGAACAGCGACGACGTCGAGTTCGACGACGGTTCAAACGACCGTCAACAATTATGTCGAGCAGACATTGGAAAACAATGTCGGCAAGCAGAGTCCCGGCACGCAGCTTGCCCTTTATTTTCAGCGCGTCGCGCCGACCATCTCAAGCACCTACGGCATTCTCGCAGACAAGCAGCTTTTGAGCGTCGTTCAAACCGCGCTCGGCCTCTCGTCGAATATGGGGCTTGAGAATATCGACATGCAGGCGAAGCAGCTCAGCAATCTGGTCAATATCAGCGATTTTCAAAATCCGGCCAAGCTGCAGAGTTTTATCGAGCGGTTTACCGCCAATTACGATTTGAACAACACGACGACGCCGACGCCCATGAATGCGCTGATGGTCACCTCGTCGTCGACGCCAGGCGTCAGCAGCAGTCTGCTGCTCAGCCTTGCAAATCTGAGAATGGGAGGGTCGTAA
- a CDS encoding 3'(2'),5'-bisphosphate nucleotidase CysQ yields the protein MLGDALATSFTDIMHHAGELALGYFNQGAKTSAEVTTKPGGSPVTEADFLVDRYLKEKLEALVPQAAWLSEETADTDARLSNGLVLIVDPIDGTRGFVNGDATWAIAVGLIADGRPILGVIHAPALKETYVAMKDQGAFLNGRRIAVSKRPSLDAEARVSGPSGLASMLKSAGVEFNLQPKIPSLAMRIARVASGDLDAAFASEHAHDWDIAAADLILHEAGGVLSGLADGPLIYNRSDTRHGLLTAAPEQIHAELNGAFRRAKAAAH from the coding sequence GTGCTTGGGGACGCCCTCGCCACTTCATTCACCGATATTATGCACCATGCCGGTGAGCTTGCTCTCGGCTATTTCAATCAGGGTGCCAAAACCAGCGCGGAAGTCACGACCAAACCCGGCGGTTCGCCCGTGACCGAGGCGGATTTTCTGGTCGACCGCTATCTCAAGGAAAAGCTCGAAGCGCTCGTGCCGCAGGCCGCCTGGCTTTCCGAGGAAACCGCCGACACGGATGCGCGGCTTTCAAACGGCCTGGTTTTGATCGTCGATCCGATCGACGGCACGCGCGGCTTCGTCAATGGCGATGCGACCTGGGCCATCGCGGTCGGATTGATCGCGGATGGGCGCCCCATTCTGGGCGTCATCCATGCGCCGGCGCTGAAAGAAACCTATGTTGCCATGAAAGACCAAGGGGCTTTTCTGAATGGCCGGCGAATCGCCGTCTCGAAACGCCCATCGCTCGATGCCGAGGCACGGGTTTCCGGCCCCTCTGGGCTTGCGTCAATGCTCAAATCGGCCGGCGTCGAATTCAATCTGCAGCCGAAAATCCCTTCGCTCGCCATGCGGATCGCCCGCGTCGCTTCCGGCGATCTCGATGCCGCTTTTGCGTCGGAACATGCGCATGACTGGGATATCGCGGCGGCCGATCTCATTCTCCACGAAGCCGGAGGCGTCTTGTCCGGTCTTGCCGATGGCCCGCTCATCTACAATCGGAGCGATACGCGCCATGGCCTTCTGACGGCCGCGCCGGAGCAGATTCATGCAGAGCTCAATGGCGCGTTTCGCCGGGCCAAGGCGGCGGCGCACTAG
- the fliI gene encoding flagellar protein export ATPase FliI: MNALGRLEHIVNLACEELPKVRVGGIVTEVTPTHYRVSGLSRFLKLGECVSFGNSERLQYGEVVRLDDLGTTVKTFEPNVETGLGEFAYRVGPLRLAPHPNWKGRVIDALGRPIDSAGPMPRGEHMVSVESAPPAAMERTRVKRPLRSGVRVIDLFTPICAGQRIGIFAGSGVGKSTLLAMLAGSKGFDTVVIALVGERGREVREFLDDALAANRKVAVTVVSTGDESPMMRRLAPKTAMTIAEFFRDRGDSVLLIVDSVTRFAHAARDVALAAGEPPVARGYTPSVFSDLPKLLERAGPGKEGDGAITGIFSVLVDGDDHNDPVADCIRGTLDGHIVLDRSIADQGRFPAVNVLSSISRLANHAWSKEQQNLVMKLRALIARFEDTRDLRLMGGYQPGQDADLDQAVSLVPKIYEAMMQSPSDKASEDAFRELAETLQPKAS; this comes from the coding sequence ATGAATGCTCTTGGCCGGCTAGAGCACATCGTCAATCTCGCCTGCGAGGAACTGCCGAAGGTCCGCGTCGGCGGCATCGTGACGGAGGTGACGCCGACGCATTATCGCGTCTCAGGCCTGTCGCGTTTCCTCAAGCTCGGCGAATGCGTCAGCTTCGGAAATAGCGAACGTCTCCAATATGGGGAAGTCGTCCGTCTCGACGATCTTGGGACGACGGTCAAAACCTTCGAACCGAATGTCGAAACCGGCCTCGGCGAGTTTGCCTACCGGGTCGGTCCGCTGCGGCTGGCGCCGCATCCGAATTGGAAAGGCCGCGTGATCGATGCGCTCGGCCGCCCGATCGATAGCGCCGGTCCCATGCCGCGCGGCGAGCATATGGTTTCAGTCGAGTCCGCACCGCCCGCCGCGATGGAACGCACGCGCGTCAAGCGCCCGCTGAGAAGCGGCGTGCGCGTCATCGACCTCTTTACCCCTATCTGCGCCGGTCAGCGGATCGGCATTTTTGCAGGCTCAGGCGTCGGCAAGTCGACTCTGCTTGCGATGCTCGCGGGTTCGAAAGGTTTCGACACGGTGGTGATCGCGCTTGTCGGCGAACGCGGGCGCGAGGTCCGCGAGTTTCTCGACGATGCATTGGCGGCCAATCGCAAGGTCGCGGTCACGGTGGTTTCGACAGGTGACGAAAGCCCCATGATGCGGCGGCTGGCACCGAAGACCGCGATGACCATAGCCGAGTTTTTTCGCGACCGCGGCGATTCCGTGCTTTTGATCGTCGATTCGGTGACACGCTTCGCGCATGCGGCGCGCGATGTGGCGCTTGCCGCCGGCGAGCCGCCCGTGGCGCGCGGCTATACGCCATCGGTCTTCAGCGACCTGCCGAAACTTCTCGAAAGAGCCGGGCCTGGGAAAGAAGGCGATGGTGCCATTACCGGCATTTTCTCGGTGCTCGTCGACGGCGACGATCACAACGATCCCGTCGCCGATTGCATCAGAGGCACGCTCGACGGTCATATCGTGCTCGACCGGAGCATCGCCGACCAAGGCCGCTTCCCGGCCGTGAATGTCTTGTCTTCGATCTCTCGACTCGCCAATCACGCCTGGTCGAAGGAACAGCAAAATCTCGTCATGAAGCTCCGCGCCCTGATCGCCCGCTTCGAAGATACGCGCGATCTGCGGCTCATGGGCGGCTATCAGCCGGGCCAAGACGCCGATCTCGACCAAGCCGTTTCGCTTGTCCCGAAGATCTACGAAGCCATGATGCAGTCGCCTTCGGACAAAGCCAGCGAGGACGCCTTCCGCGAATTGGCCGAAACGCTGCAGCCCAAGGCCTCATGA
- the fliN gene encoding flagellar motor switch protein FliN, which translates to MQNPRPKPRDPSEANFDTILKIPVLVQVVLGAASMPVSNLLKLGRGAVIPLDHRVGEPVDVVVNGRVVARGEVVVVEEDSSRFGVTLTEIVGSGGSDSVS; encoded by the coding sequence ATGCAAAACCCGCGTCCCAAGCCGCGGGACCCGTCCGAAGCGAATTTCGATACGATCCTCAAGATTCCCGTCCTCGTTCAAGTGGTGCTCGGCGCGGCGAGCATGCCCGTTTCGAACCTGTTGAAACTTGGACGCGGCGCCGTCATTCCGCTCGACCACCGGGTTGGCGAGCCCGTCGACGTGGTGGTTAACGGGCGCGTCGTTGCGCGCGGCGAAGTCGTGGTGGTCGAAGAAGACAGTTCGCGATTTGGCGTCACGTTAACGGAGATCGTAGGCTCCGGTGGATCCGATTCTGTTAGCTGA
- a CDS encoding DUF6101 family protein, translated as MACTQHIARIETNKRLALDSRADEGMRLITLANDMIRIERVLKGVKMRIHVPAQAYCGVTLQARTRQDGDVYEIKLAHQDPDLSVFLEASKDRQQAEDLRRQWTDFFVRPDRESPLALVASADEKPSPSKPRRRCMTTVAKRRPRRIIRRKPGNHDNLATVRRGEREIICYE; from the coding sequence ATGGCTTGCACACAACATATCGCCCGCATCGAAACCAACAAGCGCCTCGCGCTCGACTCGCGTGCGGATGAAGGCATGCGGCTCATCACGCTCGCCAATGACATGATCCGGATCGAGCGTGTGTTGAAGGGCGTGAAAATGCGCATTCATGTTCCAGCACAAGCCTATTGCGGCGTCACGCTTCAGGCCCGCACGCGGCAAGACGGCGATGTTTACGAGATCAAATTGGCGCATCAAGATCCAGATCTCAGCGTCTTTCTGGAAGCTTCGAAAGACAGGCAGCAGGCGGAGGATCTGCGGCGGCAATGGACGGATTTTTTCGTCCGGCCGGATCGCGAAAGCCCTCTTGCTTTGGTCGCATCGGCGGATGAAAAGCCAAGCCCTTCGAAGCCCCGCCGGCGCTGCATGACCACTGTCGCCAAGCGCCGTCCCCGCCGCATTATACGTCGCAAACCCGGCAATCACGACAATCTTGCCACCGTCCGGCGCGGAGAGCGCGAGATCATTTGCTACGAATAG
- a CDS encoding flagellar motor switch protein FliM — protein sequence MSELRRQANVLKDGPERLLDAGGISVERMPLLHAIFDRMLTQCSESLRALCSTPAIFTVASTQTERMGDILSNFEGRVVVAIFQAPAWDSRIILGFDHNFLFSMAEALFGGDGTEPAVQEDRPPSNIEMRVGQAIFDRVAKSMQASFSTVIETTLKFETLETRMDFAVIVPRGTFAIITTVNLQILDRIGEMYVVLPQPALNAIRQGLAHDATKDTVARDPRWVRQMQNEITRSEVKVKGMIEERQFTLGDIADLKVGQILQLQATAKSRVKLECNSQALFWCQLGQADGHYTLRVDDVVDKEQEFMDDILPH from the coding sequence ATGTCTGAGCTGCGCCGTCAGGCCAATGTTTTGAAAGACGGTCCTGAACGCCTGCTTGACGCCGGCGGCATTTCGGTCGAGCGCATGCCGCTCCTGCATGCGATCTTCGACCGGATGCTAACGCAATGTTCGGAAAGCCTGCGCGCTTTGTGCTCGACACCCGCGATCTTTACCGTCGCGTCGACGCAGACCGAGCGGATGGGAGATATTCTTTCAAATTTCGAAGGCCGCGTCGTTGTTGCGATCTTTCAGGCGCCGGCCTGGGACTCGCGGATCATTCTCGGCTTCGATCATAATTTCCTTTTTTCGATGGCTGAGGCTCTTTTTGGTGGCGACGGCACTGAGCCGGCGGTTCAAGAGGATCGCCCCCCTTCGAATATCGAGATGCGTGTCGGGCAGGCGATTTTCGATCGCGTCGCCAAATCCATGCAAGCCTCTTTTTCAACAGTCATCGAAACCACCCTGAAATTCGAAACTCTCGAAACGAGGATGGATTTCGCGGTGATCGTGCCGCGCGGCACATTCGCCATCATTACGACGGTCAATCTCCAGATCCTGGATCGCATCGGCGAAATGTATGTGGTGCTGCCGCAGCCGGCGCTCAATGCCATTCGTCAGGGCCTTGCCCATGACGCAACGAAGGACACGGTGGCGCGCGATCCGCGTTGGGTCCGCCAAATGCAAAACGAGATCACGCGTTCCGAAGTGAAGGTCAAGGGAATGATCGAAGAGCGTCAATTCACGCTCGGCGATATCGCCGATCTGAAAGTCGGACAGATCCTGCAATTGCAAGCGACCGCGAAGAGCCGCGTGAAGCTCGAGTGCAATTCCCAGGCATTGTTCTGGTGTCAACTTGGGCAGGCTGATGGGCACTATACGCTGCGCGTCGATGATGTCGTCGACAAGGAGCAGGAATTCATGGACGATATCTTGCCGCACTAA
- the motA gene encoding flagellar motor stator protein MotA produces MGFIIGTIIALGCIMGGFAGMGGHMAVIWQPMEFIIIGGSALGTFIVANSMTTIKDTGRAIMEGVKGAGPLERDYLDVLGVLYSLMRELRGKGRNEVEEHVDNPEESSIFKSFPRVLLDKELTHFICDYCRLIIIGNARTHEIEALMDEEIQTVTRDKLKPYHGLVNVSDSLPALGIVAAVLGVIHAMGALDQSPELLGHLIGAALVGTFAGIFMSYGLLGPLANKIKVLREKRCRLYIIVKQTLLAFMNGAMPQIALEHGRKTISAHDRPSIDTVENETVSGGSQSAQAA; encoded by the coding sequence TTGGGTTTCATCATAGGCACCATTATCGCGCTTGGCTGCATCATGGGCGGTTTCGCCGGGATGGGCGGGCATATGGCCGTGATCTGGCAGCCCATGGAATTCATTATTATCGGCGGATCGGCGCTGGGCACATTCATCGTCGCAAATTCGATGACGACGATCAAAGATACCGGCCGTGCCATCATGGAAGGCGTGAAGGGGGCAGGGCCGCTCGAACGCGATTATCTCGACGTCCTCGGCGTACTCTATTCCCTGATGCGCGAATTGCGCGGCAAGGGACGCAACGAAGTCGAAGAGCATGTCGATAATCCGGAAGAATCATCGATCTTCAAAAGCTTCCCGCGCGTGCTCCTGGATAAGGAGCTCACGCATTTCATCTGCGACTATTGCCGGTTGATCATCATCGGCAATGCCCGCACGCACGAAATCGAAGCCCTGATGGACGAAGAGATTCAAACCGTCACTCGCGACAAGCTGAAACCCTATCACGGTCTGGTAAATGTCAGCGACTCCTTGCCCGCGCTGGGCATTGTCGCCGCAGTGCTGGGCGTTATCCATGCAATGGGTGCGCTCGACCAATCGCCGGAACTCCTCGGCCATCTGATCGGCGCGGCCCTTGTCGGTACTTTCGCGGGCATTTTCATGTCTTACGGGTTGCTTGGGCCGCTGGCCAACAAGATCAAAGTTCTGCGTGAGAAGCGCTGTCGTCTCTACATCATTGTCAAACAGACGCTGCTGGCCTTCATGAACGGAGCCATGCCGCAGATAGCGCTCGAACATGGACGCAAGACCATTTCGGCGCATGACCGCCCGTCGATCGATACGGTCGAAAATGAGACTGTATCCGGCGGCTCGCAATCCGCCCAGGCGGCGTGA
- a CDS encoding GlcG/HbpS family heme-binding protein, with amino-acid sequence MFQKPCLSLTDAKAVAAAAVAEVVRNGWTVVVAVVDDGGHLLYLERMDGAPKISAVIAPEKAKTAILFKRPSVALENVVAGGRIAILSLPGATMVEGGLPIVVEGEFIGAVGVSGMQLAQDGIVAAAGLSALNLG; translated from the coding sequence ATGTTTCAGAAACCATGTCTGTCCCTCACGGATGCGAAGGCCGTTGCCGCCGCGGCGGTAGCCGAAGTGGTCAGGAATGGCTGGACGGTCGTCGTCGCCGTTGTCGATGACGGCGGTCATCTTCTCTATCTCGAACGTATGGACGGAGCACCCAAGATTTCCGCCGTTATCGCCCCCGAAAAGGCCAAAACGGCCATCCTCTTCAAACGTCCGTCTGTGGCGCTGGAAAATGTCGTGGCAGGCGGCCGGATCGCGATCCTGTCGCTTCCAGGCGCCACGATGGTCGAGGGCGGGCTGCCGATCGTCGTCGAGGGCGAGTTCATCGGCGCGGTCGGCGTCTCGGGAATGCAGTTGGCACAGGACGGAATCGTTGCCGCGGCGGGGCTTTCGGCGCTGAACCTTGGCTGA
- a CDS encoding 3-deoxy-D-manno-octulosonic acid transferase has translation MKGTFLLLIYRAASAAFAPFAPLFLYWRQRQGLEDKQRVKERLGISRQMRPAGPLAWLHGVSVGESLALLPLLERLAARGFHILLTTATVTSAAVMAQRLPPGALHQYIPLDVPRFMARFLDHWHPDFVFIAESEIWPNLFREIHRRDIPLVLVNARMSERSFRRWRHLPRSAQALMEKTEFCLAQSLTDAERLTQLGVPRVYVAGNLKYDVAPPPADPQSLADLKARVGGRPVWLAAATHAGEEQIVFDVHRRLLPHFPNLLTIIVPRHPRRGAEIKHLAESRGLRCQLRSEDRRGQPLEGLYIGDTIGETGLFYRLSGIAFVGKSLTGAGGQSPIEAAKLGCAILHGPNVANFTDVYERLDATHGAATVVDAETLARALAYLLADAAKMRDMARAAAEVVESLGGASDFIMKAIEPHIAQMMVEQRVARS, from the coding sequence ATGAAAGGCACATTTCTCCTTCTGATTTACCGGGCCGCCAGCGCCGCTTTCGCACCCTTCGCACCACTCTTTCTCTACTGGCGCCAACGGCAGGGCCTTGAGGATAAGCAGCGTGTCAAGGAGCGCCTCGGGATTTCGCGCCAAATGCGTCCGGCCGGACCGCTCGCATGGCTGCATGGCGTGAGTGTGGGTGAAAGCCTCGCGCTTTTGCCCTTGCTCGAGAGGCTTGCTGCGCGCGGCTTTCATATTCTTCTCACGACTGCGACCGTTACTTCGGCCGCCGTCATGGCGCAGCGCCTGCCGCCCGGCGCCCTTCATCAATATATTCCGCTCGACGTGCCGCGCTTCATGGCGCGTTTCCTCGATCATTGGCACCCGGATTTCGTGTTCATCGCCGAGTCCGAAATCTGGCCCAATCTTTTTCGTGAAATTCACCGCCGCGACATTCCGTTGGTTCTGGTGAATGCGCGCATGTCGGAGCGGTCGTTCCGGCGCTGGCGGCATTTGCCGCGCTCGGCGCAGGCTTTGATGGAAAAAACCGAATTCTGTCTGGCCCAATCTTTGACGGATGCCGAACGCCTGACCCAGCTCGGTGTACCCCGCGTTTATGTCGCCGGTAATCTCAAATATGATGTCGCGCCGCCGCCGGCCGATCCGCAATCCCTTGCCGATCTGAAGGCGAGGGTCGGAGGCCGTCCCGTCTGGCTGGCCGCCGCGACGCATGCGGGCGAAGAACAGATCGTCTTCGACGTGCATCGCAGGCTCTTGCCGCATTTCCCCAACCTGCTCACGATTATCGTGCCGCGTCACCCGCGCCGCGGCGCCGAGATCAAACATCTCGCGGAAAGCCGCGGCCTGCGATGTCAGCTTCGCTCGGAGGATCGCAGAGGGCAGCCGCTCGAGGGCCTTTATATCGGCGATACGATCGGCGAGACGGGGCTTTTCTACCGGCTGAGCGGCATTGCCTTTGTCGGCAAGTCCTTGACGGGGGCCGGCGGGCAAAGCCCCATCGAGGCGGCGAAGCTCGGCTGCGCCATTCTGCACGGGCCGAATGTCGCCAATTTCACCGATGTCTATGAACGTCTCGACGCGACACATGGCGCGGCGACGGTCGTTGATGCCGAGACGCTGGCGCGGGCGCTCGCCTATCTTCTCGCCGATGCGGCGAAAATGCGGGACATGGCGCGCGCGGCGGCCGAGGTCGTCGAGAGCCTCGGCGGCGCCTCCGACTTCATCATGAAGGCGATCGAGCCGCATATCGCCCAGATGATGGTCGAGCAGCGCGTCGCGCGATCCTAG
- the flgF gene encoding flagellar basal-body rod protein FlgF yields MQSNYYVTLSAQVALEQRLTTVANNLANMNTVGYRAGTISFETFLSKKGDTPVAYASTGTPHIMRNSGSMVRTGNPLDIAVQGDAWLAVQTPSGTVYTRDGRMRMQSDGSLQTLDGYPVLDAGNSAMLLDANGGPPTISQDGMITQSGRQVGAIGLFTLDSTAKLTRHDNSGVMSDKPGTPVLDFNTSGIAQGFVENANINPVLEMAKMMMISRDFDSVSSAIASTEASHKDAIKTLGSNS; encoded by the coding sequence GTGCAATCCAATTATTATGTCACCTTATCCGCCCAAGTCGCGCTCGAACAGCGGCTGACGACCGTCGCCAATAATCTCGCCAATATGAACACGGTCGGGTATCGCGCCGGAACCATCAGCTTCGAGACCTTTCTTTCCAAGAAAGGCGATACGCCGGTTGCCTACGCTTCGACCGGAACGCCGCATATCATGCGCAATAGCGGCAGCATGGTTCGCACCGGCAACCCGCTCGATATCGCCGTGCAAGGCGATGCCTGGCTCGCCGTGCAGACACCCAGCGGAACCGTCTACACACGCGACGGCCGGATGCGCATGCAATCCGACGGTTCACTGCAGACGCTCGACGGCTATCCGGTTCTCGACGCAGGCAATAGCGCGATGCTGCTCGACGCCAATGGCGGACCGCCGACAATTTCGCAGGACGGAATGATCACCCAGTCCGGCAGGCAGGTTGGAGCCATTGGACTCTTCACCCTCGACTCGACCGCCAAGCTCACACGCCATGACAATTCGGGCGTCATGTCGGACAAGCCCGGTACGCCCGTGCTCGATTTCAATACAAGCGGTATCGCCCAAGGCTTTGTTGAAAACGCCAATATCAATCCGGTTTTGGAAATGGCGAAGATGATGATGATTTCGCGGGACTTCGATAGTGTCTCTTCCGCGATAGCCTCCACCGAAGCCTCTCATAAAGACGCCATCAAGACGCTCGGCAGCAATTCTTGA
- a CDS encoding GDSL-type esterase/lipase family protein has translation MKKMAWMSAILAIAVMGFVGARQVHPSNDVWFLPKRHIPTYDPLSDQLYIKMTQLFAQEAAKSVVMLGDSLTESANWPTLLQYPDVANRGISGDTSVGVLQRLQDSVKSAKIVFLLIGINDQFRFIPETETQRNIAKIVDELGKTSKVVVQSVLLTRDKKINAYVMDMDRFEKGLCETGKCKYVDLNAGLSENGLLKESFARDNIHINADGYAAWASIIKPILDQELHASLRRDLSFQTGEFVNSGADDRHPAR, from the coding sequence ATGAAGAAAATGGCGTGGATGTCGGCAATATTGGCAATTGCTGTAATGGGTTTCGTAGGTGCCAGACAAGTTCATCCGTCAAATGATGTTTGGTTTCTGCCTAAACGACATATCCCAACCTATGATCCGCTTTCGGACCAGCTCTACATCAAAATGACTCAGCTTTTCGCACAGGAGGCAGCCAAGTCTGTGGTGATGCTGGGCGACTCTTTGACCGAATCCGCTAATTGGCCAACACTTTTGCAATATCCCGATGTCGCCAATCGCGGCATATCGGGCGATACTTCGGTCGGCGTACTTCAACGCCTGCAGGACTCGGTCAAATCTGCAAAGATCGTCTTTCTTTTAATAGGCATCAACGACCAGTTCCGATTCATTCCGGAAACCGAAACGCAGCGCAATATCGCAAAAATCGTCGACGAGCTCGGCAAGACAAGCAAGGTGGTTGTCCAATCCGTTCTGCTGACGCGCGATAAAAAAATAAACGCCTACGTCATGGACATGGATCGATTTGAAAAAGGCCTGTGCGAAACCGGTAAATGCAAATATGTAGATTTGAATGCCGGGCTTTCCGAAAACGGTCTCTTAAAGGAGAGCTTCGCGCGTGATAACATCCATATCAATGCGGATGGTTACGCTGCCTGGGCGTCGATTATCAAACCTATACTCGATCAGGAACTCCATGCGAGTTTACGGCGAGATTTATCATTCCAAACCGGCGAGTTTGTAAATTCTGGAGCGGACGATCGACATCCAGCTCGGTAA
- a CDS encoding crotonase/enoyl-CoA hydratase family protein, whose amino-acid sequence MTRLKTDLVTYELEADIALIGLNRAAKRNAIDDDLLNALTEAIAKATKEAKAAILFGHGEHFCAGLDLAKHARKTPVEALKTSRHWHAAFDLIGRGDIPFIAVLHGGVIGGGLELAASAHIRIADESAFFALPEGSRGLFVGGGGSVRVARLMGVARMTDMMLTGRLLSAREGCEANLVQYSVEKGQGLAKAKELAARMAGNAPLSNFAILHALPRIQDMAQEDGLFVESLMSAFTQTSPEAKSRIEDFLNKRVVPVSGKKPKPIRSK is encoded by the coding sequence GTGACCCGCCTGAAGACAGATCTCGTCACCTATGAGCTTGAGGCGGATATCGCCCTGATCGGCCTCAACCGGGCGGCAAAGCGCAATGCGATCGACGACGATCTCCTGAATGCGCTGACAGAAGCGATTGCAAAAGCCACGAAGGAGGCCAAGGCTGCGATCCTTTTTGGCCATGGCGAGCATTTCTGCGCCGGTCTCGATCTTGCCAAGCACGCGCGCAAAACGCCGGTCGAGGCGCTGAAAACATCGCGGCATTGGCATGCGGCTTTCGATCTCATCGGGCGCGGCGACATTCCTTTTATCGCGGTGTTGCATGGCGGCGTGATCGGCGGCGGGCTTGAGCTCGCGGCATCGGCCCATATCAGAATCGCCGATGAGAGCGCCTTCTTCGCTTTGCCGGAAGGCAGCCGCGGGCTTTTTGTCGGCGGCGGCGGCTCCGTGCGGGTTGCGCGGCTGATGGGCGTCGCGCGCATGACCGACATGATGTTGACGGGCCGTCTGCTTTCGGCGCGTGAGGGCTGCGAGGCTAATCTCGTTCAATATAGCGTCGAAAAAGGGCAGGGGCTCGCCAAGGCCAAAGAGCTTGCCGCACGCATGGCCGGCAATGCGCCTTTGTCCAATTTCGCGATATTGCACGCCTTGCCGCGCATTCAGGATATGGCGCAGGAGGACGGGCTCTTCGTCGAAAGCCTGATGAGCGCCTTCACGCAGACAAGTCCGGAAGCAAAGTCCCGTATCGAGGATTTTCTCAACAAACGCGTGGTGCCCGTCTCGGGCAAAAAGCCTAAGCCTATTCGTAGCAAATGA
- a CDS encoding DUF4170 domain-containing protein produces MSQEAPAQLLHLVFGGELENLEGATFKDLSKVDLVGMFPDYASAYAAWKSRAQATVDNAQIRYFIVHLHRLMDPAKGE; encoded by the coding sequence ATGTCTCAGGAGGCTCCAGCCCAATTGCTTCACCTCGTCTTCGGGGGCGAACTCGAAAATCTTGAGGGCGCGACGTTCAAGGATCTGTCAAAAGTCGATCTCGTCGGCATGTTTCCGGATTATGCATCGGCCTATGCCGCCTGGAAAAGCAGAGCGCAGGCGACCGTCGACAATGCCCAGATACGTTATTTCATCGTTCATCTGCATCGCCTGATGGACCCTGCCAAAGGCGAATGA